The following coding sequences lie in one Candidatus Eisenbacteria bacterium genomic window:
- a CDS encoding acylphosphatase yields the protein MKRIYARVEGRVQGVGFRYVTARRALELGLTGWVHNLPGGHVELEAQGAASDVARLVEFLHKGPPAARVDQVHVSAHPVADGEQGFRIL from the coding sequence ATGAAGCGCATCTATGCCCGCGTAGAAGGCAGGGTCCAGGGGGTCGGTTTCCGCTATGTGACCGCCCGCCGGGCCCTCGAATTGGGGCTCACCGGCTGGGTGCACAACCTGCCCGGGGGCCATGTCGAGCTGGAGGCCCAGGGGGCCGCCTCCGACGTGGCCCGGCTGGTGGAGTTCCTCCACAAGGGGCCGCCCGCGGCGCGCGTGGACCAGGTCCACGTGAGCGCCCACCCGGTGGCCGACGGGGAGCAGGGGTTCCGAATCCTCTGA
- a CDS encoding RNA polymerase sigma factor RpoD/SigA, whose protein sequence is MSARTPTPKTFREKVQEALETAPDQGAVEVSEDLLASPDFEASEFDDMVYAATAQGVTVRDAPEPEDRGPEPGTPFADALQLYLRELARYPVLLPAEERGHFKALRDGRHQLRGRIIEANLRLVVSMAGRYRNRGVPFGDLIEDGNVGLIVAVDRFDPDLGNRFSTYASWWIRQSILRGIATHARTVRIPVHVIQRINHYITTERRLGHELMRRPTLDEVAERMGLPASKAGEVVRLIEGIRSLDEIAANESIREVAKLQVPDPSPRLDDLLIIQEEFRNLEDALTQLSGREESLLRIRYGFVDGNARTLAETGDVFGISRERTRQIEKRALAKLKKFLEMVETGARPAPKRGWVH, encoded by the coding sequence ATGAGCGCACGGACGCCCACCCCGAAGACATTCCGCGAGAAGGTCCAGGAGGCCCTCGAGACCGCGCCCGACCAGGGTGCGGTGGAGGTCAGCGAGGATCTGCTCGCCTCGCCCGACTTCGAAGCCTCTGAATTCGACGACATGGTGTACGCCGCCACCGCCCAGGGGGTGACGGTCCGGGACGCGCCGGAGCCGGAGGACCGCGGCCCCGAGCCGGGCACGCCCTTCGCCGACGCGCTGCAGCTCTACCTGCGCGAGCTGGCCCGCTACCCGGTGCTGCTGCCCGCCGAGGAACGCGGCCACTTCAAGGCGCTGCGCGACGGCCGCCACCAGCTCCGCGGGCGCATCATCGAGGCCAACCTCCGGCTGGTCGTGTCCATGGCCGGGCGCTACCGGAATCGCGGCGTGCCGTTCGGGGACCTCATCGAGGACGGCAACGTGGGCCTGATCGTGGCGGTGGACCGCTTCGACCCCGACCTGGGCAACCGCTTCAGCACGTACGCGTCGTGGTGGATCCGCCAGAGCATCCTGAGGGGTATCGCCACGCACGCGCGCACCGTGCGCATCCCGGTGCACGTGATCCAGCGGATCAACCATTACATCACCACCGAGCGCCGGCTGGGCCACGAACTCATGCGCCGCCCCACGCTGGACGAGGTGGCGGAGCGCATGGGACTGCCGGCGTCCAAGGCCGGCGAAGTGGTGCGCCTCATCGAGGGCATCCGCTCGCTGGACGAGATCGCCGCCAACGAGAGCATCCGCGAGGTGGCCAAGCTGCAGGTGCCCGACCCGTCCCCGAGGCTGGACGACCTGCTCATCATCCAGGAGGAATTCCGCAACCTGGAGGACGCGCTCACGCAGCTCTCGGGCCGCGAGGAGTCGCTGCTGCGCATTCGCTATGGTTTCGTGGACGGCAACGCGCGCACCCTGGCCGAGACCGGGGACGTATTCGGCATCAGCCGCGAGCGCACTCGCCAGATCGAGAAGCGCGCGCTGGCCAAGCTCAAGAAGTTCCTGGAAATGGTGGAGACCGGGGCCCGGCCGGCCCCCAAGAGAGGATGGGTGCATTGA
- a CDS encoding adenine phosphoribosyltransferase has protein sequence MGALSDSLGRHIRTIPDFPKPGILFRDITTLFKNGPALRHALALLEAHAAEKEIEMVVGIEARGFILGGALAARIGAGFVPARRPGKLPGKSLKENYHLEYGEGVLEIHEDAFKMGQRVLITDDLLATGGTARAAVRLVEKLGARVVGLSFIVELDELGGRKALPGYEVYSLIHY, from the coding sequence ATGGGTGCATTGAGCGACTCGCTGGGACGCCACATTCGTACCATCCCGGACTTTCCCAAGCCCGGGATCCTGTTCCGCGACATCACCACGCTGTTCAAGAACGGCCCGGCGCTGCGCCACGCGCTGGCGCTGCTCGAAGCCCACGCCGCCGAGAAGGAGATCGAGATGGTGGTGGGGATCGAGGCCCGCGGCTTCATCCTGGGCGGGGCGCTGGCCGCCCGCATCGGAGCCGGCTTCGTGCCCGCGCGCCGTCCCGGCAAGCTGCCCGGCAAGTCGCTCAAGGAGAACTACCATCTTGAGTACGGCGAGGGCGTGCTGGAGATCCACGAGGACGCGTTCAAGATGGGGCAGCGCGTGCTGATCACCGACGACCTGCTGGCCACCGGGGGCACCGCCCGCGCGGCCGTGCGCCTGGTGGAGAAGCTGGGGGCGCGCGTGGTGGGGCTCTCGTTCATCGTGGAGCTGGACGAGCTCGGCGGGCGCAAGGCGCTGCCGGGATACGAGGTGTATTCGCTGATCCACTACTAG
- a CDS encoding sigma-54-dependent Fis family transcriptional regulator — MTDSLRALVVDDDTGFRSSLAMLVEREGFSVEEAGSIAEVRARGSRTDVDIVLADLGLPDGSGLDLLRDEDLARGAEVIVITGNATVESSVAALREGALDYLTKPVDRARLKTILANFSRTRDLKAQVRGLREELRELGRFGNMVGRSAAMQEVYDLIEKVAPTHASVLISGESGTGKELAAETIHRLSRRRSMPFLAVNAGAVAKSLIDSELFGHEKGSFTGADRGRRGYFEEVHGGTLFLDEITEMPAELQVKLLRALESGSIIRVGGSETIRVDVRVIAATNRNPEEAVASGTLRKDLYYRLNVFPIRIPPLRERTEDIDALADRFLADVNRREGTRKAFAPDARGQLRDYPWPGNVRELKNVVERAAIMAEAEIGARLLPVGEKAAPPGPAAGCLEIPVGTSLEDAERRLILATLHECAGDKRRAADLLQMSLKTLYNRLNVYRAEGASIPQA, encoded by the coding sequence ATGACCGACTCGCTGCGCGCGCTGGTGGTGGACGACGACACCGGCTTTCGCTCCAGCCTGGCCATGCTGGTGGAGCGGGAGGGCTTCTCCGTGGAGGAGGCGGGCTCCATCGCCGAGGTGCGGGCGCGGGGCTCGCGCACGGACGTGGACATCGTGCTGGCGGACCTGGGGCTTCCCGACGGCAGCGGGCTGGACCTGTTGCGCGACGAGGACCTGGCGCGGGGCGCCGAGGTGATCGTGATCACCGGCAACGCCACGGTGGAGTCCTCGGTGGCTGCCCTCCGCGAGGGCGCGCTGGACTACCTCACCAAGCCGGTGGACCGCGCCCGGCTCAAGACCATCCTGGCCAACTTCAGCCGCACCCGCGACCTCAAGGCCCAGGTGCGCGGCCTGCGCGAGGAGCTGCGCGAGCTGGGTCGCTTCGGCAACATGGTGGGTCGCTCGGCCGCCATGCAGGAAGTCTACGACCTGATCGAGAAGGTGGCGCCCACCCACGCCAGCGTGCTGATCAGCGGCGAGAGCGGCACGGGCAAGGAGCTGGCCGCCGAGACCATCCACCGGCTGAGCCGGCGCCGCTCCATGCCCTTCCTGGCGGTCAACGCCGGCGCGGTGGCCAAGAGCCTCATTGACAGCGAGCTGTTCGGGCACGAGAAGGGCAGCTTCACCGGCGCCGACCGGGGCCGTCGCGGCTACTTCGAGGAAGTGCACGGCGGGACGCTGTTCCTGGACGAGATCACCGAGATGCCGGCCGAGTTGCAGGTGAAGCTGCTGCGGGCGCTGGAATCCGGCAGCATCATCCGCGTGGGCGGCTCGGAGACGATCCGGGTGGACGTGCGCGTGATCGCCGCCACCAACCGGAACCCCGAGGAAGCGGTGGCCTCGGGCACGCTGCGCAAGGACCTCTACTACCGGTTGAACGTGTTCCCCATCCGGATTCCCCCGCTGCGCGAGCGCACCGAGGACATTGACGCCCTGGCCGACCGCTTCCTCGCCGACGTGAACCGGCGCGAGGGCACGCGCAAGGCCTTCGCCCCCGATGCCCGCGGGCAGCTGCGGGACTATCCGTGGCCGGGAAACGTGCGGGAGCTGAAGAACGTGGTGGAGCGCGCGGCCATCATGGCGGAAGCCGAGATCGGCGCGCGGCTGCTGCCGGTGGGTGAGAAGGCCGCGCCTCCGGGGCCGGCGGCGGGCTGCCTGGAGATCCCGGTGGGCACGTCCCTGGAGGACGCCGAGAGGCGCCTGATCCTGGCCACGCTGCACGAGTGCGCCGGGGACAAGCGCCGGGCAGCCGACCTGCTTCAGATGAGCCTCAAGACTCTCTACAACCGCCTCAACGTCTACCGGGCGGAAGGGGCGTCGATCCCCCAGGCGTGA
- a CDS encoding OmpA family protein, whose product MRNHRMSTAWIGVALIVVGGTLSAGCATKGFVRNYVEGQTAPQREAITRLDGDVAAVRVTADSANARSLAAEQSARLAMDEAAAARRLASKIASGELKYNVVQSNEIRFAFNKFALDEVSTAKLDELATLLEQHPRYVLEITGNTDNVGSSRYNLHLGEERAETVRRYLNDAHHVPLAKMATISFGSGKPVAHGEGASVRALNRRAEIRVLEIQDTDLAAVARAE is encoded by the coding sequence ATGAGGAATCACAGGATGAGCACCGCATGGATCGGCGTGGCGCTGATCGTCGTCGGCGGGACGCTCTCCGCAGGCTGCGCCACCAAGGGCTTCGTGAGGAACTACGTGGAAGGCCAGACCGCGCCGCAGCGCGAGGCCATCACGCGCCTGGACGGGGACGTTGCCGCGGTGCGAGTCACCGCCGACTCGGCGAACGCGCGCAGCCTGGCCGCGGAGCAGTCCGCGCGCCTGGCCATGGATGAGGCCGCCGCAGCCCGCAGGCTGGCCTCGAAGATCGCCAGCGGCGAGCTGAAGTACAACGTGGTGCAGTCGAACGAAATCCGGTTCGCGTTCAACAAGTTCGCGCTGGACGAGGTGTCCACCGCGAAGCTGGACGAGCTGGCGACGCTGCTGGAGCAGCACCCGCGCTACGTGCTGGAGATCACCGGCAATACCGACAACGTGGGCAGCTCCCGCTACAATCTGCACCTGGGCGAGGAGCGCGCCGAGACGGTGCGCCGCTACCTGAACGACGCGCATCACGTGCCGCTGGCCAAGATGGCCACCATCTCCTTCGGTTCCGGCAAGCCCGTGGCCCACGGGGAAGGCGCGTCCGTGCGCGCCCTGAACCGCCGCGCCGAGATCCGGGTGCTGGAAATCCAAGACACCGACCTGGCGGCCGTGGCCAGGGCAGAGTAG